One Candidatus Dependentiae bacterium genomic window, ATTTCTTTGAGCATAGTATTATTGAAAGCTGCATGATCATGTGTTGTCTTTACTGACCACGGAGCACGCTCTTCAACTGATTGCATAGATATTTTCTGTGCGTTAGTTTCTACAGTACCCTTAAATGTTGGCGAATAGGTTACATCATATTTTTCTTGAGCGTCCTTGGACCACCATACAAGATTTTCTGTCGAACTTTCAGATACAAACTGTTTTTCACTTTGAGCCAATTTAAACTCTAACTCCGGCGCATTGAAAATTACTTTTTCTGAATCACTCGTGAATGCCATAGAAATTTTGGCATCAGAAGAAACTTCCGGTACAGAACCACCTTTAAAATCTACCACCTTTGCTGTCTTGGACAGGGAGCTTTCTTTATGCTTTTTTGCTGTGCCAAACCACCCACCATCGGTTGTAGATTCTGACCTATGTTCATGGGAATCATAAACTTCATGGCCATTTGTTCCATTCTTACCATGAATCGACTTGACACCCTTTGTACTGATCGTTGTACCATACAATTCACATGTATCACCCGCCTGCATGCGTATATCACCGGCAGATGAATATTCAGAAACATGTGCCTTTACAGACGTATCTTTAGTTGTTGTAGTTGTCTTACGATTTTTGCTGGTAGTATTTGTTTCAGAATATTTCTCAGTTCCTTTGGCACCAAGTACAATCTTGCCACCAGCTTTCATGCGGGTTCCCTCTTTGCCTGAGTGTAGATGTACACCCACATGCAAAATACCTCCCTGAGCATCTATATTAACTGCTTTACCTGCCGTTACGTGAACCTTTTTTATCGTATCGGTATAATTTACACCTTCAACCGTGCGTTCTACTGATGATTCGGCAACAATATTACCACCCGCAGACATATCAACTGAATCAGATGCATGTATATTTTTATGGTTAATATTCTTATCGGCATATAATCCAACCGAACCGTGTGATTTTAATGTTTTATCAATAGTGATATTCTCATTACTTATAACAGTACATGCATGCGAAGTATCATGTTGATCTTTAAGGTGCACATCCTGTTTGTCTGCAAGCACCGTCACACTACCGGATTTACTCACATGCAATAGATCGCTGTTACCTTCAACAAGCATATCTGCCAAATTATTTACTACCGTGCCACGGTATTGAACATGATCAACATGACCAATTCCCTTAAGTTGATGTACATCACCAGTGAACTCTACCGCTAAGCTGCCTTTAATTGACCCTTTGTTGTCTGATTCTTGCGTCTTCACATAGGTATGATTTGTTGCACTGATTGTGTTGCCAACTTCACCTTGTAACGATTTGGCATCAATTGCAACTGTACTACCAGACATGGTAGAACCAGATTCTAATTTTAATTGATTATCTGCCTTGATAATGACTGCATCATCCCCACCATGTGATCGAATCTCACTACCATTTTGTAAGGTAACATCTTTACCTGCAACATACACATGTTTACCGTCTATAGCAGCTTTGCTCGTAATGCGATCTGCTACAACTTGTGCAGCTCCATCTCGCGCAGTTATATGACTACCTTCCTTGAGTACTGCCTCTTTTGCTTGAATATTCACCTCACTTGCGCTCACATCTGCACCAATAGATGCGGTATTTTCAGCCTTAAAATAAGCACTACCAATAGTACCAACCTTACCATCAACAGTAAGATTTTGTGCTTCAACAGAAGCTTTTCCAGCTGCAAGAACACCCGTACTATCATATGATCTTAATGCATGCACATTCAGATCACTTGCAGCAAAAATGCCCATATTAGAACCATAAACGGTATCAACGGTATATCTATTTGCAAATGCAGAAACACCGCCATTAATATTCCAAATACTGCGAGAATAGCCATTCATGCCCAGTGTAACACCGGCATTTATATCAATTAATGAATCTCTATTGACCTGTGGCCCAAGTGTTGATGCAATACTTGAAGCTGTTTGCAATCCTACCTGTTGTAAAAATTTTCTATCTTGCACACTTTCTTTTATATTTTTCCATTTTTGTGATGCAGCATCTTGCAAACTTACTTGAGGTTGATTCGTTTGCGCTTGAGCACTCGCGTCCGGCAATACTGACTGTTGTGCTGCTTGTTGCGCTAAGCTTGTATCAGTCTTCCCTGGCCAATATTTTTCACATAGGTCTTTACCACCAGCATCCCATCCCATTTTTCCTGTTTGATAAGCAGAAGTAGCAAGATTTTTAGTGCTACATAGCAACGGTATCCAATCACTGACATCGGTATTTTCTGTATAATACAATTTTTGCGCTTGGTCATATACCTGCATACCATTAGTACATATCCCATATAACCCCCTACCAATTCCCAATGCTAAACGTGCCTGCGGAGAAAAGGCAGTCAGCAACCCTTCACCAACACTTAATGCATTACTCCAGGTAAGAAGATCTGCTGGTGAATCAAATTGAGGAACGACTAAACCAGCATTCAACCCGATTAAAGAATTAATAGTCGTGTTTTTTGCATAGTATCTACCAAATAAATTGAGATCAACACCGGCGTTAATATTAAGATCATGCGCTCGCAACCAACCGCCTGTATTCATAGACAAACCGGCATCTATTATGAGCTGTTCTGCAACATCTACGCTTCCATTCCACGTATTCCACCACCAACGATCTGCTTTTATGTGTGCATTGTGAGCAGATATTGTATTCGCATTCTCCACATATTTGGCATGTAATAATAAATTTGCTGAGGCATTCAAATTACCATGATTATCTATTGTTTCATCAGCTTTAAGCGTCGCAGTACCAGATGTAACACGAGAAGTACCTTGCAATGTAATATCTTTTGCAAACATACCAAGTTCATTTGAAGACGTTATGGCTCCGGCATTTTTAATTTTTTCTTTTGCTGCTAATACAGCAATTTTTCCAGCAGAAATACGTGATGATATGGAGGTCTCAATAGTATCCGCTTGTACAACTAGTTCAGCAGCTTGTGATGAACCACTATGAACTATCTGAGGTGCTTGCATGGTGAGTTTATTTTTAATCTGTGCATCACCCTGCTGTTTAACTGAATTTTGTGCATTAAGTTTTGCATTGAGAGATTTGAGTAGGGAATCTTTTTCTAGGTTCAAAGATGCTGCATTCATCAAGAGCATTGCGTCTTGAGCAATTCCTGCATCAGTAACACCAGTATGTATCAATCCTTTTTTTGCATCCAAAGACACGGTACCTTGTTTTGATACAATACTTCCTGATTTTTTAATACCACTCTGCTGTGAGTGTAAAAACACACCTCGTGGAAAAATTTTGAAAAGTTGACTTTCTTTATTCAATGTTTTTGATTTTGTTGCCTCATGCACGAACTTTTTAACTACATCACCTTGATAATCAATCCACCCTTTTGCTTTTAATCCAATATAATGACTAGCAATTAGGTGAGCCGGAAAGTCACAGGTAATTAGATCATTACTTTCAACATGAATAATAGGTGCATGGAAGTGACCACCCAAAATTGCATGAGAAGCCACATTAAACAAAGCTAAATTACCTACAAATACGCTACCTGCAAGATGCAGTTTTGCAATATGTGATTTCCAATTATTACCAACATGCCATGAAGATGATCGTGTTGTTATTAGGTTATCAACTTTTTCTAAAATACAATCTTTATCAACCTTTAATCTTCCCCGATGATCAATCTCCTTGCATAATCCTGCAAAAGAGTCATGAATTGTAATTAAGCCTTCATTAAGAATATCTCCGCCTTCAAAAATCAATTTTTCAGCTTCTACTGTTCCCCAATTTTCAAATGACGGTGTCTGTATGAGCACATTATCTGCACTTGATATCTGTCCATCATTAAAAAGACCTTTTGTAGCTAATACAGCCAGCGAACCTTGCACGGTCAACTTACTTTCAGGCATGCAATTAAATTGATTACCTTGAAAGAGTAAATCTGTACACGTAACATCACTACAGTTATCACAATAATCTACAGCTAAAGAAATATTTTTCGTGCTTGAAAATATATCAAGGAATTCTACTGATTTACATGCAAAAGAAGCCATTTCGATTTCTACTGGCTTTTCAAATACAAATCGTCCCTTGGTATCAACATGCAATCTACCAGTTTTCAAAGAGCTCTTGAGTAAAAAATCATATTTCTGTGGAGCATGACTTTCAAAAAACATCTGCCCATCAGTTTGGATAAGATGCCCAACAGGCTTGCCATCTGCTTGATAATCAAATAAAAACATTCCTTGTGGTTGGTCAAAAACCAATGATAACTCATTGCCAGACGCAAATAACAACGGTACAATGCGTCGTTTAAACAAAGACAATGGCAATGGGATCTTACTATGTACTTGAACTTGTTCTTTTTGATCTTCTCGAGGTTCTGCTGGAACTTGTTGCATAGCTGAAACCTGCCCAAAAAGTAAACCGGTTATAACAAGATAATGAATTATGTTTTTGAATGGCTGACGAGTTGATGCAAACATTATTGTAATACCTCAGCTTTGATAGTAAGTGGTTGTAAATTTGTATGAGCAGATCGCGTAGCTGCAAGCCGTTCTCTAAATGCCTTGCTAAAGTAGTCGACACAATTGCCACCCGGAGAATATACGGATATTTCTTTTAACGAAGACATCTGAGCAAGTTGATCGGCAACACTTTTGACAAGCTGTTTAAGAGCAGCATCTTGTGTGTTTCCATCAATATAAAAAAGAGGGGATTCAATTAAATGAGCTACGAAAAAAACAACTTTTGCGGCACGTGTTTGTCTAGCCCACTGAGAACTTCCATGGTTAGGTATACCATCGATGTGAAGATGAGTAAGCTGACGTAAAGCACAAATACTTTGTATAATTGATTTCACCCCAGTTTGCCCATCATGATTTATTATACCAGTTAACTTAGCAACTTCTGTAGACACTGAGCTCTCATTTGAACAACCGGATCCCAACTGTGTATGCGGCTTTAACCATAATTTTTGAATACGCAACTCTTTCAAATTCGTTAATTTGTTTAAACAAGCAGCTAGATTTATATAGTAATCCCTTGCTTTATCAGCCATTGTGGTATAAACACCATCAAAAAGATTTGCTATCGGATGATTATTTTCAAAACACAAATGCGTTAGTTGTTTCATAGTTGCAATGGCAGAAAACAGTTCATCCCACTTTACATCATTTGTCAATTCCACACGGGATAAATTTAAATTGGTTAATTTATCCCACGTCTTTAGTCCATTTAATACAACTTTATCACAATGATGAATAGAAGCATCAAAGCGTCCAAAAAATCTTTGCGCCGCATTACACCACTGGTTTATTTGTGGGGCAGTAAGCGGCTCAGAGGGAAATGTGGTGTTCAATATAATTTTATCCCAGAATTTAATTGTATCAGTAGCCACATTACCTACGCGCTGCCAGTATATTCTGTTTTTTGTACGTACTCGCTGATACAACCCACTTGGCCAATCACGGTGACCACCTTCAACTCGTACATCTTTATTGATAATAAAATGCGGCTTTTTCACTTGTACTACATAATCGAATTTCACATTATTATTTGGATCTTGTGTAAAATATTCTTTACAAAGTGCCTTGTATGGCAACATGGCATAAAATACACCATCATCACAATATACATGGTCATTTTTATCTCTAAAATCTGCACCATGTAACTGATAAAATGAATCATACCCTTCACCTAAAACCCAAGCAACGGGATCTTTTAATGTTTCCTGATGATTATCAGAATTGCCATAGCAACTTGGCAAGGTAGTTAAACATCGATTATTCTGATCATAAAAACCTGATTCTTGCGGCGCCCATTTTTTACGCACTTCAGTTGAGTCAAAAAAGTTGTATATAGTCTTACCGGTACATTCATACATTTTATGATCTTTGATACAAAAAACCATTGAATCCGCAACCACACTGGTATGTCTACATTCAATGGGGTCAATAAAGTCTACGGGCATTTGCGCAGTATCAAGAAAATCAAAAAAAATTCTAGTTATTGCTTCATCTTTATTATAAACAAATTGTATTCCTTGGAGCATAATCGGCTTTTGTAGACCATGTTCCATTTCAATCAAGATAGCATGGGGTTTGCCACCCGGAACTCGTATGATACCTTTGAATAGTATTTTGTGTACAAGCGATATTTTATTATTACGCGCTGCATTCAATAAAGCATTATAACTATCAAAATGAATTAACGCCGGAACTTTATTTTCTGCAAATCGACTAAAGCTAACCTTAACAGATTTATTATCATGTATAACTGCAATAGTTAACGGTGCATTTGGATTAAAATTAGTACGGGAATTAAGATCAAAAGATATACCCTGATAGACATATCTACCATTGGCATTAGGGATTACTTTATGCCCATCGATAGAAATACTGCTGGGATACCATTCATCTATTCCCATATTTGGTCTGGATATAATTGGGTCTATTTTTTTATAATACGATTGAGTCCCTTGTTGAAACCATTCGGGTTTAGTATACATGAGCCTTTCATGAAAGGCTTGTTCCTGGGCATGATCATTCGCTTGCGTGTTAGAATCAACTCTATCTGCAGGAGCATCATCTAAAGCGGAATTAGCAGAATTCGATGTTGTTTTTGCTACGTATTCATGCCAATCATGTGGTCTTTGCGTAGGAGCAGAACTTGATTCATCATGCTCTCGCAAATTTGCTGAGTTAGATAAATCCATGGAAAATGATGATGATGTGGTAATAATCGATATTAAGAAAAACGCAGAAAACTTTTGCACGACTTTCATGCTATGGTCCTTAACAGAAAAAACAAAGAGGTCATTAAAAACACTGCTATCTTTTTTGAGAGTACGTATTTTAAACAAAAGTTCAAGTAAAATATAAAATTAATTAACAAATCTATTTTGCAAAACGCAGCATTACACATAGAAAAAAGTGTTGCGTTTGTTACAAAATTGATAAAAAGCAACAAGTCAAAATATTCTATTTGAATCACGCAACAACACTATGCAACAAGCTTCTCTGTACATTGCGTTACACATTGAAATCGCAACAAAAATGTTGCACAATTTTTTCAGTTATATTACCAGAATCACTAAAAAAACCCGGGATAAAACCCGGGCTTTTTAGTTGGTTAATTTAATACAAAATAAATTATGCAGCAAGCTCAACACGTAATGTACGGCCTTTATAAGAAGTACCGTGTAATTTACGAATTATGTTCATGGCTTTACTGTTATCGTCTATGCCTACCCATGAATGTCTATCTTGCAACACAATTTTACCGATCTCTGCACCTTGGACGTTTGCATTTTTACAAATGTAATTAATCAAACCGCCTGTACCAAGACCATCAATTTTACCAATATTAATAAATAACTTATTAGATGAAGATCCCAAACGTGATGCTGAAGATCCATTTCCATTGCCTTTACGAGTTCTCATTCTACGTTCTGGGCGATCAGAATATTCCGCTCGTGATGAAGAAGCAGATACACTCTCTGACTTCAGATCAGATGTGCCGGCATATTTTTTCAACATCTTTTTACATGAAAGCGTAACCATACGTTCAATAAGTTCTTCTTTTGTAAGAGCCTGTAATTTTTGCTCAATAGCAGCAACATATGGTTTGACTATCTGCGCATCTAACGCCGGATTTAATACTTTTTCAGAAAAGTTAAGCAACTGTTTTTCACATATTTGTTTACCGGTCGGTATTTGGATATGCTCAATTGATTTGCCTATTTTGCGCTCAATAAACCTGATACGGCTTTTATCTGAACCAGAACAAATAATAATTGAATAACCAGATTTACCTGCACGCGCAGTACGACCACTACGGTGTGTATAATTTTCAACATCGTCAGGCAAGCCGTAATGTAATACGTGGGTAACATCACCAACGTCAATACCACGAGCTGCAACATCTGTTGCTACCAATAATTGTAATTGTTTATTTCTGAATTTGCTCATTACCACGTCACGTTGACCTTGTGACAAATCACCGTGCAAGCCATCAACATTGTAACCTTCTTGTGTCAAATCTTGTGTAATTTCTTGCACTTG contains:
- a CDS encoding DEAD/DEAH box helicase, which codes for MSIKALGINERLVKAVHELGFVNPTAIQEKAIPLLLHGDTDFIGLAQTGTGKTAAFGLPMLHRIDPSDKKTQALILAPTRELCLQISNELTRYAKYIDGLEVVSVYGGASITEQIRSLKKGAHVVVGTPGRLIDHLKRRTLSLQDIRVLILDEADQMLDMGFQEDIDTILSSANAGKNTWLFSATMEQRIAKIAQTYMRNPQEITVGSRNSGATNITHQYCVVKRSDVYEAIKRFIDFQPGMFGILFCRTRKQVQEITQDLTQEGYNVDGLHGDLSQGQRDVVMSKFRNKQLQLLVATDVAARGIDVGDVTHVLHYGLPDDVENYTHRSGRTARAGKSGYSIIICSGSDKSRIRFIERKIGKSIEHIQIPTGKQICEKQLLNFSEKVLNPALDAQIVKPYVAAIEQKLQALTKEELIERMVTLSCKKMLKKYAGTSDLKSESVSASSSRAEYSDRPERRMRTRKGNGNGSSASRLGSSSNKLFINIGKIDGLGTGGLINYICKNANVQGAEIGKIVLQDRHSWVGIDDNSKAMNIIRKLHGTSYKGRTLRVELAA